A single Pseudomonadota bacterium DNA region contains:
- the rfbF gene encoding glucose-1-phosphate cytidylyltransferase: protein MKVVVLCGGMGTRLREETEVRPKPMVEVGGRPILWHIMKIYSHHGFDDFVLCLGYKGSVIRRYFLDYYHENCDLTIDLSRPDGVQAHGPHPEHWKVTLAETGLETMTAQRIKRAARYLGQDDVFMLTYGDGVADVDLRALLAFHRSHGKLATVTAVHPSSRWGELVLDGDAAAEFREKPQLTEGFINGGFFVLDRRVLDYIDDDPTVPFERGPMQRLTADGQLMAFRHEGFWQAMDTLRDMTSLNELWASGRPPWKVWA, encoded by the coding sequence ATGAAGGTCGTCGTCCTGTGCGGTGGAATGGGGACTCGCCTGCGCGAGGAGACCGAGGTGCGCCCCAAGCCGATGGTCGAGGTGGGGGGGCGCCCCATCTTGTGGCACATCATGAAGATCTACAGCCACCATGGCTTCGACGACTTCGTGCTCTGCCTCGGCTACAAGGGGTCGGTCATCCGCCGCTACTTCCTCGACTACTACCACGAGAACTGCGACCTGACGATCGATCTCTCGCGCCCGGACGGGGTACAGGCCCACGGGCCGCATCCGGAGCACTGGAAGGTCACGCTGGCGGAGACCGGGCTCGAGACCATGACCGCGCAGCGAATCAAGCGCGCGGCCCGCTACCTGGGCCAGGACGACGTGTTCATGCTCACCTACGGCGATGGCGTGGCCGATGTCGATCTGCGGGCGCTGCTCGCCTTTCACCGCAGCCACGGCAAGCTGGCCACCGTCACCGCCGTGCACCCTTCGTCTCGCTGGGGAGAGCTCGTGCTCGATGGTGACGCGGCCGCCGAGTTCCGCGAGAAGCCGCAGCTCACCGAGGGGTTCATCAACGGCGGTTTCTTCGTGCTCGATCGGCGCGTGCTCGACTATATCGACGATGACCCCACGGTGCCGTTCGAGCGCGGCCCCATGCAGCGCCTCACCGCCGATGGCCAGCTCATGGCCTTTCGCCACGAGGGCTTCTGGCAGGCCATGGACACGCTGCGCGACATGACGAGCCTCAATGAGCTGTGGGCGTCGGGGCGCCCGCCGTGGAAGGTGTGGGCCTAG